One window of the Marinilactibacillus sp. Marseille-P9653 genome contains the following:
- a CDS encoding Eco57I restriction-modification methylase domain-containing protein — protein MLDIEETKALMNTDHNQNTILDAVIKNTDNYLDSKSKVEKKEIGQFFTSKETALYMAEMFTIPDKSVQKILDPGTGTGVLSVALIEKLQKNDIERIELTCYENDSTILPILKENLEIATRKSRIDLVVNIHEENYILSQSDDFNNSIFENNNPTKYDMIIGNPPYKKINKNAEEAVCMKKVCHGAPNLYFLFTSMSIFNLAKDGQLVYIIPRSWTSGTYFKSFREYLIQNSNIEQMHLFVSRDKVFEKEKVLQETMILKLNKKDKHKENIVITSSANNSDFHNLKTLTVPYDEIVVGEQKYVFLITSKEEAKVVEKINSFEHTLPLLGLKMKTGITVDFRNRDELRNSPESNTVPLFYSSHIKNGEVVFPIEKDNQFITKEKAGLIQKNKNYLFVKRFTSKEEKRRLQSGIYLRAKFPEYEYISTQNKINFIDFKNGEDMDDILVYGLFVIFNSSIYDAYYRILNGSTQVNATEINNMPIPSINQIRKMGIELKKLNNLSEKTCDIILEELND, from the coding sequence ATGTTAGATATAGAAGAAACAAAAGCGTTAATGAATACAGATCATAATCAAAACACCATATTAGATGCTGTGATTAAAAATACAGATAATTATTTAGATTCAAAAAGTAAAGTTGAGAAAAAAGAAATCGGTCAATTTTTCACTTCAAAGGAAACCGCGTTGTACATGGCAGAAATGTTCACAATTCCAGATAAATCTGTGCAAAAGATATTAGATCCAGGAACAGGAACAGGAGTTTTGTCTGTTGCTTTAATTGAAAAATTGCAAAAAAATGACATCGAAAGAATAGAATTAACTTGTTATGAGAATGATTCTACAATTTTACCAATCCTTAAAGAGAATTTAGAAATTGCAACGAGAAAAAGTAGGATTGATTTAGTCGTAAATATCCATGAAGAAAATTATATACTCAGCCAAAGCGATGATTTTAACAATTCCATATTTGAAAATAATAATCCTACTAAGTACGATATGATAATTGGCAATCCTCCGTATAAAAAGATTAATAAGAATGCTGAAGAGGCAGTATGTATGAAGAAAGTATGTCACGGAGCTCCAAACCTATATTTTCTATTCACCTCTATGAGTATTTTTAATTTAGCTAAGGATGGACAGTTAGTATATATTATTCCAAGATCATGGACATCAGGGACATACTTTAAATCATTTCGTGAGTATTTAATACAAAACAGTAACATTGAGCAGATGCATCTTTTTGTTAGTAGAGACAAAGTTTTTGAAAAGGAAAAAGTATTGCAAGAAACTATGATTCTTAAATTAAATAAAAAAGATAAGCATAAGGAAAATATTGTAATAACATCATCAGCTAACAATAGTGATTTTCATAATTTAAAAACATTAACTGTTCCGTATGACGAGATAGTTGTTGGTGAGCAAAAATACGTTTTTTTAATAACTTCAAAAGAGGAAGCAAAAGTTGTAGAAAAAATTAATAGCTTTGAACACACATTACCCCTTCTAGGATTAAAGATGAAAACAGGGATTACTGTAGATTTTCGAAATAGAGATGAACTAAGGAATAGTCCTGAAAGCAATACAGTTCCATTATTTTATTCATCGCATATCAAGAATGGGGAAGTTGTTTTTCCAATCGAAAAGGATAATCAGTTTATTACTAAAGAAAAAGCTGGCCTAATTCAAAAGAACAAAAATTATTTGTTTGTAAAAAGATTTACAAGTAAGGAAGAAAAGAGAAGACTGCAGTCGGGGATATACTTACGTGCAAAATTCCCAGAATATGAGTATATAAGTACGCAAAATAAAATTAATTTCATCGACTTTAAAAACGGTGAGGATATGGATGATATCCTAGTATATGGATTATTTGTGATTTTTAATTCGTCTATTTACGACGCGTACTACAGAATTCTAAATGGTTCTACTCAAGTAAATGCAACTGAAATAAATAACATGCCAATTCCCTCTATAAATCAAATCAGAAAAATGGGTATAGAACTAAAGAAATTAAATAATCTGTCAGAAAAAACATGTGACATTATATTGGAGGAACTGAATGACTAA
- a CDS encoding putative holin-like toxin — MSVTEALQLMMGFGMFVIAMISLVININKKDK, encoded by the coding sequence TTGAGTGTTACCGAAGCCTTGCAACTGATGATGGGATTTGGCATGTTCGTCATTGCTATGATTTCTCTTGTCATCAATATCAATAAAAAAGATAAATGA
- a CDS encoding aminoglycoside 6-adenylyltransferase translates to MRYERTRIKKAIVSRLKEDRDIIGIYLGGSLAKGTEDAFSDIDLRIVIEEGASKQDKLTELIEDRKDVLFIESWFPSFAVIHFDCFVKLDLFVYYQSQLDADIWLKEIKILKDTKGILEKLKNDSEKLTYLPTQEEFEAIVYKYLAHFHELYRRYQRKEYHYVQQSFLSMQHCLVSLYHIHLGIPANSPDDWSKYEGERSLLTPDKQVYLLKLSQTTYDQITSTLDSLNKVMERVAKEIAETNHLNFKQDLFSKATELVDF, encoded by the coding sequence TTGAGATATGAGCGGACAAGAATAAAAAAGGCTATCGTTAGTAGGCTAAAAGAGGATAGGGATATTATCGGTATATACTTAGGTGGGTCCTTAGCAAAGGGTACGGAAGATGCGTTTTCAGATATCGACTTGAGAATCGTAATAGAAGAGGGTGCTTCAAAACAGGATAAACTGACAGAACTGATAGAAGATCGAAAAGATGTTCTGTTTATAGAATCTTGGTTTCCGTCTTTTGCGGTTATCCATTTTGACTGTTTTGTAAAATTAGATCTTTTTGTCTACTACCAAAGTCAATTAGATGCAGATATATGGTTAAAAGAAATTAAAATCTTAAAGGATACTAAAGGAATCTTGGAAAAGTTGAAAAATGATTCTGAAAAGTTAACATACTTACCCACTCAAGAAGAGTTCGAAGCAATCGTATATAAGTACTTAGCACATTTTCATGAGTTATATAGAAGATACCAGCGTAAGGAATATCATTATGTTCAGCAAAGTTTTTTATCGATGCAGCATTGCCTGGTCTCGCTTTATCATATTCATTTAGGTATTCCGGCCAATAGTCCTGATGACTGGAGTAAATACGAAGGGGAGAGAAGCCTATTAACTCCAGACAAGCAAGTGTACCTCCTGAAACTGTCTCAAACCACCTACGATCAGATCACTAGTACTTTAGATTCTTTAAATAAAGTAATGGAACGGGTAGCTAAAGAGATCGCTGAAACAAATCATTTAAATTTCAAGCAGGACTTGTTTTCTAAAGCAACCGAACTCGTTGATTTTTGA
- the rimM gene encoding ribosome maturation factor RimM (Essential for efficient processing of 16S rRNA) encodes MMEFYDVGKVVNTHGLKGEVRVLSVTSNPADRYYVGAPLIWFKDGEQVELTVRSHRVHKNFDLVAFEDYPSINEVERFIGGVLRVGDDQLLELEDNEFYLHEIIGCTVVDESGDTLGKIKDILATGANDVWVVQRQNKKDLLLPYIEPVILDVDIENQRVTVHVMEGLDE; translated from the coding sequence ATAATGGAATTTTATGATGTAGGTAAAGTGGTCAACACACATGGTTTGAAAGGAGAGGTGCGTGTCCTTTCTGTCACAAGTAATCCAGCAGATCGATATTACGTTGGCGCGCCACTGATCTGGTTCAAAGACGGAGAACAGGTTGAATTGACTGTTCGTTCTCATCGCGTACACAAAAACTTTGACCTTGTTGCATTTGAAGATTATCCTTCAATCAATGAAGTCGAGCGTTTTATTGGTGGGGTTCTTAGAGTCGGAGATGACCAACTTTTAGAGCTTGAAGATAACGAATTTTACTTGCATGAAATTATCGGCTGTACAGTCGTGGATGAATCTGGAGATACTCTTGGTAAGATAAAAGATATTCTAGCTACCGGAGCTAACGACGTCTGGGTCGTTCAAAGACAGAACAAGAAAGATTTATTACTGCCATACATTGAACCGGTCATCCTTGATGTCGATATTGAAAATCAGCGTGTAACGGTTCATGTAATGGAAGGGTTGGACGAATGA
- a CDS encoding helix-turn-helix domain-containing protein, whose protein sequence is MSDRYYHLGKVLKAIRENKGYTQQEVSDSTMSRSNYTKLEKDEINPNVVKFLAILDYMDMHHDEYSFILNDYSLNDKDTVLHLFKEMEQFPDISYVKDLINAANKLLEKRYDHMTEDVLNIAHAYYCLIEKNSLAEAQQYAKNIWDRLKKLDKFYLSEFHLLNGILYYFELETAVSLTDKALEELEKYYSLKKLKN, encoded by the coding sequence ATGAGTGATAGGTATTATCATTTAGGGAAGGTATTAAAAGCTATTAGAGAGAATAAAGGATACACGCAACAAGAAGTTTCTGACAGTACGATGTCTAGATCAAACTATACTAAGTTAGAAAAAGATGAAATCAATCCAAACGTCGTTAAATTTTTAGCGATTCTTGACTACATGGACATGCATCATGACGAGTACTCATTTATTTTAAACGATTATAGTTTAAACGATAAAGATACCGTCTTACATCTGTTTAAGGAAATGGAACAGTTTCCAGATATTTCTTATGTTAAAGATTTGATAAATGCTGCTAATAAATTACTTGAAAAACGATATGATCATATGACCGAAGACGTATTGAATATTGCTCATGCCTATTATTGTTTAATTGAGAAGAACAGTTTAGCTGAGGCTCAACAATATGCAAAAAATATTTGGGATCGATTAAAAAAATTGGATAAGTTTTATCTCTCGGAATTCCATCTCTTAAATGGTATTTTATATTACTTTGAACTAGAAACAGCGGTATCATTGACAGATAAAGCTTTAGAGGAGTTAGAAAAGTATTACTCTTTAAAGAAGCTGAAGAATTAA
- a CDS encoding insulinase family protein, with protein sequence MSFKSLETKELADIQSVGTLYEHEETGAKVLYLKNDDSNKSFTIGFKTPPYNDNGIAHILEHSVLNGSKKYPSKEPFVELIKGSLNTFVNAMTFSDKTIYPVASTNQKDFKHLMGVYLDAVFQPNLYTDEQILEQEGWHYHLENAEDDLIYKGVVYNEMKGATASPERQVYQNLISHLYPESIYSYESGGEPQAIPSLTQKEFVEFHQNYYHPSNSLTILYGDLDIDEAFSALESYFSGMGRKDIVDLTMDATEPTQKSYEGTYSITEGDTPEGKDFLALGWHVASQDHPLDKYGLEVLQEILFGNNQSPLKKALLDAEIGGDIDGDVDDIGFPTAFTILAKYSDTAKMDQLKEVVEETLSILVKDGIDQELIDGALNKITFQTKEAAISEDNPRGVIYAIRSLSTWLYEENPFVNLEFSTYLDQLKELATEGYFEKLISDKLLENTFRVEVALKAEPGKNDKLEAETLEKLQEYKAQLSEDEIKAIVTKTNALIERQETPDRPEDLAKIPTLTREDLSTEVEDYPLVSSTIFEQSKFYHAEQFTSGIDYISLYFDISDFKQEAYPLLGYLSKLLSRLGTDHLDVATLQRQSDLHTGGIYATIDIFENKNGEVKPHFVIRGKGLEDFSEKVIELMHEIIAHTQFTDSSEMLKITQSSISNFENAVNYRAHVLAANRALSQVKPASKLNELAGGIDQFGHLKTIRDQLKSEETEELTEQLKSLLNTMLNKQRVTVLYVGESERVEPIKAQLESSFAEVEDSKIGDAVQFVPGELVKEAYVTAQDVNYVGTAADASDKLPFNGTTSVLGTVFRFDYLWNEIRVKGGAYGSLYNHRRNGSFALGSYRDPNIGKTLEIYKKLSNFVDKLSLSETELVKYIIGTMSPLEQPNSAFSKGLIAFERFNRGIKQAEIQKLKQEILATTSEDLASLATEYSKVLEDSTVVVIGNKTQIEKEKDLFDKVIELY encoded by the coding sequence ATGAGCTTTAAGTCATTGGAAACCAAAGAACTAGCCGATATTCAATCAGTCGGAACACTTTACGAACATGAAGAAACAGGCGCAAAGGTCCTTTATCTGAAGAATGATGATTCAAATAAATCTTTTACCATCGGATTCAAGACACCGCCTTATAATGATAACGGGATTGCCCATATTCTAGAGCATTCTGTTTTGAATGGGTCGAAGAAGTATCCTTCTAAAGAACCCTTTGTAGAGTTGATTAAAGGATCTCTGAATACATTCGTGAATGCAATGACGTTTTCGGATAAAACGATTTATCCTGTCGCTTCTACAAATCAAAAAGACTTCAAACATCTTATGGGTGTTTATCTTGACGCAGTATTCCAGCCTAATTTATATACGGATGAACAAATACTAGAACAAGAAGGCTGGCATTATCATTTAGAGAACGCAGAAGACGATTTGATTTATAAAGGCGTCGTTTATAATGAGATGAAAGGGGCAACCGCTTCTCCTGAGAGACAAGTATATCAGAACTTGATCAGTCATCTGTACCCAGAAAGTATCTACAGTTATGAGTCAGGCGGAGAACCACAAGCGATCCCTAGTTTAACTCAAAAAGAATTTGTTGAATTCCATCAAAACTATTATCACCCAAGTAATTCGTTAACGATTTTATATGGTGATTTAGATATAGATGAAGCTTTTTCAGCCCTTGAATCTTATTTCTCAGGAATGGGCCGCAAAGATATTGTTGATTTAACGATGGATGCAACTGAACCCACTCAAAAATCTTACGAAGGAACGTATTCGATTACTGAAGGGGATACGCCTGAAGGAAAAGACTTCTTGGCTCTAGGATGGCACGTGGCTTCTCAAGATCATCCTTTAGATAAGTATGGACTAGAAGTTTTACAAGAGATTTTATTCGGAAATAATCAGTCCCCGCTTAAAAAAGCATTACTGGATGCAGAAATCGGTGGAGATATTGACGGAGACGTGGATGATATTGGTTTTCCAACAGCCTTTACGATTCTAGCTAAATATTCTGATACAGCTAAAATGGATCAATTAAAAGAAGTTGTAGAAGAAACGTTATCAATCCTTGTCAAAGATGGCATTGATCAAGAACTTATTGATGGAGCATTGAACAAAATTACCTTCCAAACAAAAGAAGCCGCTATATCAGAAGATAATCCGCGTGGTGTCATTTATGCTATACGTTCTTTGAGTACATGGCTATATGAAGAAAATCCATTTGTAAATCTTGAGTTTTCAACTTACTTGGATCAGTTAAAAGAACTTGCTACTGAAGGATATTTTGAAAAACTTATTTCCGATAAACTATTAGAAAACACGTTCCGAGTAGAAGTGGCCTTAAAAGCTGAACCGGGTAAAAATGATAAGCTGGAAGCCGAAACTCTAGAAAAATTACAAGAGTACAAAGCTCAACTTTCTGAGGATGAAATCAAGGCAATCGTTACGAAAACGAACGCCTTAATCGAACGCCAAGAAACGCCAGATCGTCCGGAAGATCTAGCTAAAATCCCTACTTTAACAAGAGAAGATTTAAGTACTGAAGTAGAAGACTATCCATTAGTATCTTCGACTATTTTCGAACAGTCTAAGTTCTATCATGCTGAGCAGTTCACTTCAGGAATCGATTATATTAGCCTGTATTTTGATATCAGCGACTTCAAACAAGAAGCGTATCCATTACTAGGATATTTAAGTAAACTACTCAGTAGACTAGGGACAGACCATTTAGACGTAGCGACCCTTCAACGTCAAAGCGATTTACACACTGGTGGTATTTACGCAACAATCGATATATTTGAGAACAAAAATGGTGAAGTAAAACCTCACTTTGTTATAAGAGGGAAAGGTTTAGAAGACTTTTCGGAAAAAGTGATTGAACTGATGCATGAGATTATTGCGCACACTCAATTCACTGATAGCTCGGAGATGCTGAAAATCACTCAAAGCTCGATTTCTAACTTTGAAAATGCTGTTAACTATAGAGCCCATGTATTGGCTGCTAATAGAGCTTTGAGCCAAGTTAAACCTGCTTCTAAATTAAACGAGCTAGCTGGTGGCATCGATCAGTTTGGACACTTGAAAACCATTCGTGATCAATTGAAATCAGAAGAGACTGAAGAATTAACGGAACAGTTGAAATCATTACTAAATACAATGCTTAATAAACAAAGAGTCACGGTCTTGTACGTCGGTGAAAGCGAACGTGTAGAGCCCATTAAAGCTCAATTAGAGTCATCTTTTGCTGAGGTAGAAGATTCTAAAATAGGGGATGCCGTTCAATTCGTTCCTGGAGAACTTGTTAAAGAAGCTTATGTTACGGCACAGGATGTAAACTATGTGGGTACTGCAGCTGACGCTTCAGACAAATTGCCATTTAACGGCACGACTAGTGTATTAGGTACCGTCTTCCGTTTTGATTATTTATGGAATGAGATTCGCGTAAAAGGTGGGGCGTATGGTTCACTGTACAATCACCGTAGAAACGGAAGCTTTGCGCTTGGGTCATATCGAGATCCAAATATTGGTAAAACCTTGGAGATCTACAAGAAATTATCAAATTTTGTAGATAAACTCTCGTTATCTGAGACAGAATTGGTTAAATATATTATAGGAACCATGAGTCCCTTAGAACAACCAAACTCGGCATTCAGTAAAGGACTCATTGCTTTCGAACGATTCAATCGAGGCATTAAGCAAGCAGAAATTCAGAAACTAAAACAAGAAATTTTAGCTACAACTTCAGAAGACTTGGCTTCACTAGCAACTGAGTACAGCAAAGTACTGGAAGATAGTACAGTTGTCGTCATTGGGAACAAAACACAAATAGAAAAAGAAAAAGACTTGTTTGATAAAGTCATTGAACTTTACTAA
- a CDS encoding IS3 family transposase (programmed frameshift), with protein sequence MSTRRPRRTYTEEFKKQIVDLHKAGKSRKGIIEEYDLTGSAFDKWVRQHSQTGSFKERDNLTPEQKELKELRKANTQLKMENDILKQAALIFGRKFEVIKRNKHNYSISAMCRALKISRGSYYYEVIKKESDAELEQAIIEEFAKSKNNYGTRKLKKRLKKRAFIVSRRRIGHIMKKFHLVSKYDKPSYKPQKSGVNQAKIENALNREFNPKEPMKAIVTDLTYVKVANKWFYVCFILDLFNREIIGYSAGPTKTADLVLQALATVKGDLHTVNVFHTDRGKEFDNHTIDELLDTFDIVRSLSRKGNPYDNAVAESTYKSFKFEFVYDNTFHTLYELQVQLMDYVHWWNHFRPHGSLDYESPIDYRKDWEQEQSEMEVCKSVVPQLVETSLSFS encoded by the exons ATGTCTACTCGTCGTCCACGTCGAACTTATACAGAAGAATTTAAGAAACAAATTGTTGATTTACACAAAGCAGGAAAATCAAGAAAAGGAATCATAGAAGAATATGATCTTACAGGATCGGCTTTTGACAAATGGGTACGTCAACATAGTCAAACCGGTTCATTCAAAGAAAGAGATAACTTAACACCTGAACAGAAAGAATTGAAAGAATTAAGGAAAGCAAATACCCAGCTTAAGATGGAAAATGATATTTTAAAGCAAGCGGCGCTGATATTCGGGCGAAAGT TCGAAGTAATCAAACGCAACAAACATAACTATTCTATATCAGCGATGTGCCGTGCCCTTAAGATCAGTAGAGGATCTTATTATTACGAAGTAATAAAGAAAGAAAGTGACGCGGAACTCGAACAAGCGATTATTGAAGAGTTTGCCAAAAGCAAAAACAATTATGGCACGCGTAAACTGAAGAAAAGATTGAAGAAGCGTGCGTTTATCGTATCTCGTCGGAGAATTGGACACATTATGAAAAAGTTTCATCTGGTGTCCAAGTATGATAAACCATCATACAAACCACAAAAGAGTGGAGTCAATCAAGCGAAGATTGAAAACGCATTGAACCGTGAGTTCAATCCGAAAGAGCCGATGAAAGCTATCGTCACGGACTTGACCTATGTCAAAGTTGCCAATAAGTGGTTCTATGTTTGTTTTATTTTAGACTTGTTTAACCGCGAGATCATCGGGTATTCTGCTGGTCCCACTAAGACAGCTGACTTAGTCCTGCAGGCTCTCGCTACAGTTAAGGGTGATTTACATACGGTCAACGTGTTCCATACTGACCGGGGAAAAGAATTCGACAACCATACTATTGATGAGTTACTGGATACCTTTGATATTGTGCGCTCGTTAAGTAGAAAAGGGAATCCTTACGACAATGCCGTAGCGGAGTCCACGTATAAATCATTTAAGTTTGAATTTGTCTACGACAACACATTCCATACACTCTATGAACTGCAGGTCCAACTTATGGACTACGTCCATTGGTGGAATCATTTTCGCCCACATGGATCATTGGACTACGAATCTCCTATCGATTATCGAAAAGATTGGGAACAGGAACAGTCTGAAATGGAAGTCTGCAAATCCGTTGTTCCCCAGCTGGTCGAAACTAGCCTCTCATTCAGTTAG
- the rplS gene encoding 50S ribosomal protein L19: MNPLIQDITKEQLRSDLPDFRPGDTVRVHARIVEGTRERIQIFEGVVIGRRGQGISEMYTVRKVSNGVGVERTFPLHSPRVAEIEVTRQGRVRRAKLYYLRNLRGKAARIQERSRR, from the coding sequence ATGAATCCATTAATTCAAGATATCACTAAAGAACAACTACGTAGCGATCTTCCTGACTTCCGTCCTGGAGATACTGTTCGTGTTCACGCACGTATCGTAGAGGGTACTCGTGAGCGTATCCAGATTTTTGAAGGCGTTGTGATTGGTCGTCGTGGTCAAGGTATCAGCGAAATGTACACTGTTCGTAAAGTATCGAACGGAGTAGGCGTTGAGCGTACTTTCCCATTACATTCACCTCGTGTTGCAGAAATCGAAGTGACTCGTCAAGGACGCGTACGTCGTGCTAAATTGTACTACCTACGTAACTTACGTGGTAAAGCTGCACGTATCCAAGAACGTTCTCGTCGTTAA
- a CDS encoding OsmC family protein, whose amino-acid sequence MDKALFETSIVNKDGVDGVAYVDDPKGLRVITSSPLSDAPGTNPEELFGLAITTCLNATIQSLLKARGVDNKSQVTCTVQLKREADGIGFFFDVAIFASVENISLADASKLVESAEKRCPVSKLTQGATTLNIQTVAYEN is encoded by the coding sequence ATGGATAAAGCATTATTTGAAACGTCCATTGTTAATAAAGATGGCGTAGACGGCGTTGCATATGTAGATGATCCGAAAGGACTGCGGGTGATTACTTCCAGTCCATTGAGCGATGCCCCGGGTACGAATCCAGAAGAGTTATTCGGCCTAGCGATTACCACTTGTCTGAATGCGACAATACAATCTCTACTAAAGGCAAGAGGGGTCGATAACAAGAGCCAGGTTACCTGCACAGTACAACTGAAACGCGAAGCTGACGGTATTGGATTTTTCTTTGATGTAGCTATATTTGCATCTGTTGAGAATATATCGCTAGCTGATGCGTCTAAACTGGTTGAATCTGCAGAAAAACGTTGTCCTGTTTCGAAATTGACTCAAGGAGCTACAACGCTTAATATTCAAACTGTTGCATACGAAAATTGA
- the trmD gene encoding tRNA (guanosine(37)-N1)-methyltransferase TrmD produces MKIDVVTLFPEMFDGPLNHSIMKRAIDKNLLEVHKVNFRRFGDGKHQHVDDTPYGGGAGMLLKPEPIFQSIEEIEKRDPSTTKRIILMDPAGKPFDQSMAEEFSKEEHLVFICGHYEGYDERIRSLVTDEVSLGDYVLTGGELASMVMMDAAVRLIPGVLGNEVSAETDSHSSGLLEHPHYTRPAEYKGMGVPQVLMNGNHKLIEEWRHKESLKRTYQRRPDMLEKRTLTDQEKQWIEEWNKEATSQEEVE; encoded by the coding sequence ATGAAAATAGATGTTGTTACCTTGTTTCCAGAAATGTTTGATGGGCCTTTAAATCACTCTATCATGAAGCGGGCCATTGATAAGAATCTTTTGGAAGTGCACAAAGTAAATTTTCGTCGATTCGGTGACGGTAAACATCAACATGTAGATGATACCCCTTATGGTGGCGGAGCAGGCATGCTGTTGAAACCAGAACCTATCTTTCAATCGATTGAAGAAATCGAAAAACGAGATCCCTCAACAACCAAACGAATTATTTTGATGGATCCAGCTGGAAAGCCTTTTGATCAGTCAATGGCAGAAGAATTTTCAAAAGAAGAGCATCTCGTATTCATCTGTGGTCATTATGAAGGGTATGACGAGCGAATTAGAAGTCTAGTGACTGATGAAGTCTCGTTAGGCGATTATGTCTTAACAGGCGGGGAATTGGCTTCTATGGTCATGATGGATGCTGCCGTTAGATTAATTCCTGGTGTATTAGGCAACGAAGTATCAGCTGAAACAGATTCTCATTCCAGTGGCTTACTTGAACACCCGCATTATACCCGTCCTGCGGAATATAAAGGAATGGGTGTCCCTCAGGTATTGATGAACGGAAATCATAAACTGATTGAAGAATGGCGCCACAAGGAATCTTTAAAGCGCACTTATCAAAGAAGACCTGATATGCTGGAAAAGAGAACGTTGACTGATCAAGAAAAACAATGGATTGAAGAGTGGAATAAAGAAGCGACATCTCAAGAAGAAGTAGAATAA
- a CDS encoding alpha/beta fold hydrolase, with amino-acid sequence MHETIHTKQATLSIETSGSGETLLLLHAGIADKRMWTKEVDYLSRHFQVINIDLPGFGKSEILGNCIDFTETINSVMHHYQLTEVILMAASFGGKIAIDYTLLYPDKVSKLILISPAVSGWQNSLELDDYERKEETAETVLDSIELNYQFWIERNLDKQFLSDANKNLLYDMLGNLFSKETDHVEEIEQVENSLLLLNKLELPLLMINGDHDVVDFLEIGRYMEKVVQSSKRVLIPFATHLPNFNNEKLFKKTVLSFLIDHNNQ; translated from the coding sequence ATGCACGAAACAATACATACTAAACAAGCTACTCTCTCTATAGAAACTAGTGGATCCGGTGAAACCTTATTACTCCTTCACGCAGGGATAGCGGATAAGCGCATGTGGACTAAAGAAGTGGACTATCTTTCCAGACACTTTCAAGTAATCAATATCGATTTACCAGGTTTTGGTAAAAGTGAGATATTAGGAAATTGTATTGATTTTACGGAAACGATAAACTCCGTCATGCATCACTATCAGCTAACAGAAGTCATTTTAATGGCCGCTTCTTTTGGTGGGAAGATTGCCATTGATTATACTTTGCTATACCCAGACAAGGTTTCAAAATTAATTTTAATTTCTCCGGCCGTTAGTGGATGGCAGAATTCGCTAGAGTTAGATGATTATGAACGAAAGGAAGAGACCGCTGAAACGGTACTAGATTCAATCGAATTGAACTATCAATTTTGGATAGAGAGAAATCTTGATAAACAATTCTTAAGTGACGCAAACAAAAACCTTTTATATGACATGTTAGGCAATCTCTTCTCAAAAGAGACTGACCATGTTGAGGAAATTGAACAAGTTGAAAATAGCTTGCTACTATTAAACAAACTGGAGCTTCCATTATTAATGATAAACGGTGATCATGATGTGGTCGATTTTTTAGAAATCGGTAGATATATGGAAAAAGTTGTACAATCTTCTAAGCGTGTTCTGATTCCTTTTGCAACGCATCTTCCAAACTTCAATAATGAAAAACTGTTTAAAAAGACTGTTCTTTCATTTTTGATAGATCACAACAATCAGTAA